The Helianthus annuus cultivar XRQ/B chromosome 16, HanXRQr2.0-SUNRISE, whole genome shotgun sequence genome includes a window with the following:
- the LOC118479369 gene encoding uncharacterized protein LOC118479369, producing MSSKCIVAIATAAKAKLLLREIKTVKADLAFAKERSCQLEEENKMLRVAHEKGDHPTDDDMIRLQLETLLAEKARLAHENSVYVRENSCLREIIKYHKLSMQDVVYLDEGIEEVAEINPRLSRTLSVSPSSPSSPENGLPIDSDNPPLVDSMNLLVG from the exons ATGAGTAGTAAGTGTATT GTAGCGATTGCAACAGCTGCTAAAGCGAAACTACTACTTCGAGAGATTAAAACTGTAAAAGCCGATTTAGCATTTGCAAAAGAAAGAAGTTGCCAGCTAGAAGAAGAAAATAAAATGCTTCGAGTGGCTCATGAAAAGGGAGATCACCCTACAGATGATGACATG aTACGTCTGCAACTTGAGACACTTTTGGCAGAAAAGGCTAGGTTGGCTCATGAGAACTCAGTATATGTACGTGAGAATAGCTGCTTGAGGGAGATAATTAAATACCATAAACTGAGTATGCAAGATGTTGTGTATTTGGATGAGGGTATCGAAGAAGTTGCAGAGATTAATCCTAGACTTTCCAGGACGCTTTCTGTATCGCCCTCATCGCCTTCATCACCTGAAAACGGACTCCCCATTGATAGTGATAATCCTCCACTTGTAGATTCCATGAACCTTTTAGTAGGCTGA
- the LOC110889276 gene encoding uncharacterized protein LOC110889276 isoform X3, producing the protein MACRRRHGITRSSTFKEEICRPPVDTATASSSAPSSPVASKKNHRDSPLSSGYVNSPFQHRSKKQIVRIFSRNMVICNIKNHRQFNSRHLAIMDKRTQDIQETFKLQNKKTEINREDFFKQNLWQDGKKQSEKPQTIHEHQLMASRDVRRHNCNCIFYIDQNFLVNKSTRATTLRVCLVG; encoded by the exons ATGGCGTGCCGTAGAAGGCATGGAATTACCAGGTCTTCCACGTTCAAAGAAGAGATCTGTCGTCCTCCTGTTGACACAGCGACCGCCTCCTCCTCCGCTCCCTCGTCGCCAGTGGCCTCCAAGAAGAACCATCGGGACTCTCCTCTCTCCTCCGGTTATGTTAATTCGCCGTTTCAACACAGATCCAAG AAACAAATCGTGAGGATTTTTTCACGCAACATGGTAATATGCAATATCAAAAACCACAGACAATTCAACTCACGGCATCTCGCGAT TATGGACAAGAGAACTCAAGATATTCAAGAAACCTTTAAGTTGCAGAACAAGAAAACAGAAATAAATCGTGAGGATTTTTTCAAGCAGAACCTATGGCAAGATGGTAAAAAGCAATCCGAAAAACCACAGACAATCCATGAGCATCAACTCATGGCATCTCGCGATGTAAGGCGCCATAACTGTAATTGCATATTTTATATAGATCAAAATTTTCTTGTCAACAAATCAACTCGTGCTACTAcgcttagggtctgtttggtggGGTAA
- the LOC110889276 gene encoding uncharacterized protein LOC110889276 isoform X2, translated as MELPGLPRSKKRSVVLLLTQRPPPPPLPRRQWPPRRTIGTLLSPPVMLIRRFNTDPRKPSTTQQKQIVRIFSRNMVICNIKNHRQFNSRHLAIMDKRTQDIQETFKLQNKKTEINREDFFKQNLWQDGKKQSEKPQTIHEHQLMASRDVRRHNCNCIFYIDQNFLVNKSTRATTLRVCLVG; from the exons ATGGAATTACCAGGTCTTCCACGTTCAAAGAAGAGATCTGTCGTCCTCCTGTTGACACAGCGACCGCCTCCTCCTCCGCTCCCTCGTCGCCAGTGGCCTCCAAGAAGAACCATCGGGACTCTCCTCTCTCCTCCGGTTATGTTAATTCGCCGTTTCAACACAGATCCAAG GAAACCTTCAACAACACAACAGAAACAAATCGTGAGGATTTTTTCACGCAACATGGTAATATGCAATATCAAAAACCACAGACAATTCAACTCACGGCATCTCGCGAT TATGGACAAGAGAACTCAAGATATTCAAGAAACCTTTAAGTTGCAGAACAAGAAAACAGAAATAAATCGTGAGGATTTTTTCAAGCAGAACCTATGGCAAGATGGTAAAAAGCAATCCGAAAAACCACAGACAATCCATGAGCATCAACTCATGGCATCTCGCGATGTAAGGCGCCATAACTGTAATTGCATATTTTATATAGATCAAAATTTTCTTGTCAACAAATCAACTCGTGCTACTAcgcttagggtctgtttggtggGGTAA
- the LOC110889276 gene encoding uncharacterized protein LOC110889276 isoform X4 — protein MACRRRHGITRSSTFKEEICRPPVDTATASSSAPSSPVASKKNHRDSPLSSGYVNSPFQHRSKGRGSSMDKRTQDIQETFKLQNKKTEINREDFFKQNLWQDGKKQSEKPQTIHEHQLMASRDVRRHNCNCIFYIDQNFLVNKSTRATTLRVCLVG, from the exons ATGGCGTGCCGTAGAAGGCATGGAATTACCAGGTCTTCCACGTTCAAAGAAGAGATCTGTCGTCCTCCTGTTGACACAGCGACCGCCTCCTCCTCCGCTCCCTCGTCGCCAGTGGCCTCCAAGAAGAACCATCGGGACTCTCCTCTCTCCTCCGGTTATGTTAATTCGCCGTTTCAACACAGATCCAAG GGACGAGGTAGCAGTATGGACAAGAGAACTCAAGATATTCAAGAAACCTTTAAGTTGCAGAACAAGAAAACAGAAATAAATCGTGAGGATTTTTTCAAGCAGAACCTATGGCAAGATGGTAAAAAGCAATCCGAAAAACCACAGACAATCCATGAGCATCAACTCATGGCATCTCGCGATGTAAGGCGCCATAACTGTAATTGCATATTTTATATAGATCAAAATTTTCTTGTCAACAAATCAACTCGTGCTACTAcgcttagggtctgtttggtggGGTAA
- the LOC110889276 gene encoding uncharacterized protein LOC110889276 isoform X1, producing the protein MACRRRHGITRSSTFKEEICRPPVDTATASSSAPSSPVASKKNHRDSPLSSGYVNSPFQHRSKETFNNTTETNREDFFTQHGNMQYQKPQTIQLTASRDGRGSSMDKRTQDIQETFKLQNKKTEINREDFFKQNLWQDGKKQSEKPQTIHEHQLMASRDVRRHNCNCIFYIDQNFLVNKSTRATTLRVCLVG; encoded by the exons ATGGCGTGCCGTAGAAGGCATGGAATTACCAGGTCTTCCACGTTCAAAGAAGAGATCTGTCGTCCTCCTGTTGACACAGCGACCGCCTCCTCCTCCGCTCCCTCGTCGCCAGTGGCCTCCAAGAAGAACCATCGGGACTCTCCTCTCTCCTCCGGTTATGTTAATTCGCCGTTTCAACACAGATCCAAG GAAACCTTCAACAACACAACAGAAACAAATCGTGAGGATTTTTTCACGCAACATGGTAATATGCAATATCAAAAACCACAGACAATTCAACTCACGGCATCTCGCGAT GGACGAGGTAGCAGTATGGACAAGAGAACTCAAGATATTCAAGAAACCTTTAAGTTGCAGAACAAGAAAACAGAAATAAATCGTGAGGATTTTTTCAAGCAGAACCTATGGCAAGATGGTAAAAAGCAATCCGAAAAACCACAGACAATCCATGAGCATCAACTCATGGCATCTCGCGATGTAAGGCGCCATAACTGTAATTGCATATTTTATATAGATCAAAATTTTCTTGTCAACAAATCAACTCGTGCTACTAcgcttagggtctgtttggtggGGTAA
- the LOC110889278 gene encoding uncharacterized protein LOC110889278: protein MACRRRHGITRSSTFKEEICRPPVDTATASSSAPSSPVASKKNHRDSPLSSGYVNSPFQHRSKVAIATAAKAKLLLRGIKTVKADLAFAKERSCQLEEENKMLRVAHEKQGRI from the exons ATGGCGTGCCGTAGAAGGCATGGAATTACCAGGTCTTCCACGTTCAAAGAAGAGATCTGTCGTCCTCCTGTTGACACAGCGACCGCCTCCTCCTCCGCTCCCTCGTCGCCAGTGGCCTCCAAGAAGAACCATCGGGACTCTCCTCTCTCCTCCGGTTATGTTAATTCGCCGTTTCAACACAGATCCAAG GTAGCGATTGCAACAGCTGCTAAAGCGAAACTACTACTTCGAGGGATTAAAACTGTAAAAGCCGATTTAGCATTTGCAAAAGAAAGAAGTTGCCAGCTAGAAGAAGAAAATAAAATGCTTCGAGTGGCTCATGAAAAGCAGGGGCGGATTTAG